From Heteronotia binoei isolate CCM8104 ecotype False Entrance Well chromosome 3, APGP_CSIRO_Hbin_v1, whole genome shotgun sequence, a single genomic window includes:
- the NDUFC2 gene encoding NADH dehydrogenase [ubiquinone] 1 subunit C2 yields MSYQLHLALPDEARSLPPPPLLNFGSLWMGFIGWASALTYNGILRRPILATGIHRQLLYASVGFYIGHYLTRRAAYYHAKRDRDMFEYIERHPEDFKDKEKKTMAEVLENFYPIR; encoded by the exons ATGAGCTACCAGCTGCATTTGGCGCTGCCGGACGAAGCCCGCTCGCTGCCGCCCCCGCCGCTCCTCAACTTCGGCTCCCTCTGGATGGGCTTCATTGGCTGGGCGTCCGCCTTGACCTACAACGGCATACTGCGCAGGCCCATCCTGGCCACGG GCATCCACCGACAGCTCCTTTATGCTTCCGTGGGATTTTACATCGGCCATTATTTGACAAGGCGAGCCGCTTATTACCATGCGAAAAGGGACCGAGACATGTTCGAGTACATCGAGCGGCATCCCGAGGATTTTAAGGACAAGG AAAAGAAAACCATGGCCGAAGTTCTGGAGAACTTCTACCCCATTCGCTGA